A genomic region of Streptomyces sp. R33 contains the following coding sequences:
- a CDS encoding helix-turn-helix domain-containing protein, with protein MGVDVDGDGTDEHSWSVDPEDEQGAAVVAALGRQMRARREALGMRVGDLAAVIQDGEALIYKVEGGKRIAKPEYLDKVDDALKAGGLIRAMREDLVADGTAVGRSEGAFNGRPVSDPKRLRTLDLRYGMLRAQALTPWESRAFIEQLLGET; from the coding sequence ATGGGCGTGGACGTGGACGGTGACGGTACGGATGAGCACAGCTGGTCCGTGGACCCCGAGGACGAGCAGGGCGCGGCGGTGGTCGCGGCGCTCGGCCGGCAGATGCGGGCGCGGAGGGAAGCGCTGGGGATGCGGGTCGGCGACCTGGCGGCGGTGATCCAGGACGGCGAGGCCCTGATCTACAAGGTCGAGGGCGGCAAGCGGATCGCCAAGCCGGAGTACTTGGACAAGGTGGACGACGCACTGAAGGCCGGCGGCCTGATCCGGGCCATGCGGGAGGACCTGGTCGCTGACGGTACGGCGGTGGGACGCTCCGAAGGAGCATTCAACGGACGCCCTGTGTCCGACCCGAAGCGGCTCCGGACCCTTGACCTGCGGTATGGCATGCTCCGGGCCCAGGCGCTGACGCCCTGGGAGTCGCGCGCCTTTATCGAGCAACTGCTGGGAGAGACATGA
- a CDS encoding DUF397 domain-containing protein, with the protein MIHKAELDWFKSSYSSSSDINDCVEVAWVKSSYSDGSEGDSCVEVAACPEAVRVRDSKVLDGPQLALTPHAWAGFVSYARDVSPR; encoded by the coding sequence ATGATCCACAAAGCCGAGCTGGACTGGTTCAAGAGCAGCTACAGCAGCAGCAGCGACATCAACGACTGCGTCGAAGTGGCGTGGGTCAAGAGCAGCTACAGCGATGGCAGCGAAGGCGACTCCTGCGTCGAGGTGGCGGCCTGTCCCGAAGCCGTCCGCGTGCGGGATTCCAAGGTGCTCGACGGGCCCCAGCTGGCGCTGACGCCGCACGCCTGGGCCGGTTTCGTCTCGTACGCGCGCGACGTCAGCCCTCGTTGA
- a CDS encoding DUF1059 domain-containing protein: protein MRKVMDCREYPSEIGCTLMITGEEDEVMGAAVQHAVAVHGEEDTQEFRDALRGMLKPEVPQHA from the coding sequence ATGCGCAAGGTCATGGACTGCAGGGAGTACCCCAGCGAGATCGGGTGCACCCTGATGATCACGGGTGAGGAAGACGAAGTCATGGGCGCGGCCGTCCAGCACGCGGTCGCCGTGCACGGTGAAGAGGACACTCAGGAGTTCCGCGACGCGCTGCGCGGCATGCTGAAGCCCGAGGTGCCCCAGCACGCCTGA
- a CDS encoding molybdopterin-binding protein: MSLSIRNQIAGTVTAVTTGEAMATVKVRLEGGQDITAAITADAVKDLGIAEGSAVKALVKATEVALATGAVDGISIRNQLAGTVSDVATGGAMASVKVDVNGGGLTAAITKDAVEALGLAAGSSVVALIKSTEISLATA, encoded by the coding sequence ATGAGCCTGAGCATCCGCAACCAGATCGCCGGTACCGTCACCGCCGTCACCACCGGCGAGGCCATGGCCACGGTCAAGGTCCGTCTGGAGGGCGGCCAGGACATCACCGCCGCCATCACCGCCGACGCCGTCAAGGACCTCGGCATCGCCGAGGGCTCCGCGGTCAAGGCGCTGGTCAAGGCCACCGAGGTGGCGCTGGCCACCGGCGCCGTCGACGGCATCAGCATCCGCAACCAGCTGGCCGGTACCGTCTCCGACGTCGCCACCGGGGGTGCCATGGCCTCCGTCAAGGTGGACGTGAACGGTGGCGGGCTGACCGCTGCCATCACCAAGGACGCCGTCGAGGCGCTCGGCCTGGCCGCCGGCTCCTCCGTGGTCGCGCTGATCAAGTCCACCGAGATCTCGCTCGCGACCGCCTGA
- a CDS encoding molybdopterin-dependent oxidoreductase: protein MAKLMLHGDLDHPATLSVADLRDWVQHRAPVTFDCATNGPQHHVFEGALLRDVIADAGPSFDARRRKDRSRFLLAVSGGDGHHSVLSWAELDADFGGSPVLLATRLDGEDLDEAGAQLVVPTDRCGARYVSAVTHVWFGALSPPSLGL, encoded by the coding sequence ATGGCCAAACTCATGCTGCACGGAGATCTGGACCACCCGGCGACGCTGAGCGTCGCGGACCTGCGGGACTGGGTACAGCACCGGGCCCCGGTCACGTTCGACTGCGCGACGAACGGTCCGCAGCACCATGTGTTCGAGGGCGCGCTGCTGCGCGACGTGATCGCGGACGCCGGGCCGTCCTTCGACGCGCGCCGGCGCAAGGACCGCAGCCGCTTCCTGCTGGCGGTCAGCGGCGGGGACGGCCACCACAGCGTCCTGTCCTGGGCCGAGCTCGACGCGGACTTCGGCGGCAGCCCGGTGCTGCTGGCGACCCGCCTCGACGGGGAGGACCTCGACGAGGCGGGCGCGCAGCTGGTGGTCCCGACGGACCGGTGCGGGGCGCGCTACGTCAGCGCGGTCACCCACGTGTGGTTCGGCGCACTGTCGCCGCCGAGCCTGGGGCTCTGA
- a CDS encoding PucR family transcriptional regulator, which yields MHVLDLLQSDNLGLTLLWGEDALLGQEVSGVTATDLEDPRRFLGPGELVLSGLVWWNDGDPAKADRFVSALAEAGATALLAGEETHGRVPDELVAACRAHRIPLVAVPAQTSFRAVTEAVYLRQWGDQSRRPTRLFALPENVRSELSRLLEDGAGPAELLDRACAHLGKVACYLLTASGRTVARTPSAPEIPAQRAGAARDGLSLRIESESSAYDAWQLHLPDADAAPPRVLHEIAEVFAQYRDGRARRTGAVHAAGRELAALLDAEGPAADPGALEEALAAAGLPTGGAYRVLAATDGDALAEALAHLEDVPYAVGRSVAVLYEAQDAAVDVPSRLRPVWPLLQACGGPDADLRLGAGGRASGAEGLRASMHQARFALTATDEVTPVRSVEQLDTLAALLAGVPEEVRAVYAARTLGALGDGMLRETLEVFLANNCSWTRTAEALHLHVNTVHYRIERVESLTGRDLSRLEHKLDLYAALRCG from the coding sequence ATGCACGTCCTCGACCTGCTTCAGTCCGACAACCTCGGCCTCACCCTGCTCTGGGGCGAGGATGCCCTTCTCGGCCAGGAGGTCAGCGGGGTCACCGCCACCGACCTGGAGGACCCGCGCCGTTTCCTGGGCCCCGGAGAGCTCGTGCTCAGCGGTCTGGTGTGGTGGAACGACGGCGACCCGGCCAAGGCGGATCGATTCGTCTCCGCGCTCGCCGAGGCCGGGGCCACCGCCCTCCTCGCAGGCGAGGAGACCCACGGCCGGGTCCCGGACGAACTGGTGGCCGCATGCCGCGCCCACCGCATACCGCTCGTGGCCGTGCCCGCGCAGACCAGCTTCCGGGCGGTCACCGAGGCGGTCTACCTGCGCCAGTGGGGCGATCAGAGCCGCCGCCCGACCCGGCTCTTCGCGCTTCCCGAGAACGTGCGCAGCGAGCTCAGCCGCCTCCTCGAGGACGGGGCCGGACCGGCCGAACTGCTGGACCGGGCCTGCGCCCACCTGGGCAAGGTCGCCTGCTACCTGCTCACCGCGAGCGGGCGCACCGTGGCCCGCACCCCGTCCGCACCCGAGATCCCGGCCCAGCGGGCCGGCGCCGCGCGGGACGGGCTCTCGCTGCGCATCGAGTCCGAGAGCTCCGCGTACGACGCCTGGCAGCTGCACCTGCCGGACGCGGACGCGGCGCCCCCGCGCGTGCTCCACGAGATCGCCGAGGTCTTCGCCCAGTACCGCGACGGCCGGGCGCGCCGCACCGGCGCGGTGCACGCGGCGGGCCGGGAGCTGGCCGCACTCCTCGACGCGGAGGGGCCGGCCGCGGACCCGGGCGCGCTGGAGGAGGCGCTGGCCGCGGCCGGACTCCCGACGGGGGGCGCCTACCGGGTGCTCGCGGCGACCGACGGCGACGCCCTGGCCGAGGCGCTGGCCCACCTGGAGGACGTCCCGTACGCGGTGGGGCGCTCGGTCGCGGTCCTGTACGAGGCCCAGGACGCGGCGGTCGACGTCCCGAGTCGGCTCCGCCCGGTCTGGCCGCTGCTCCAGGCGTGCGGCGGCCCGGACGCGGATCTCCGTCTCGGCGCGGGTGGGCGGGCTTCGGGCGCTGAGGGACTACGCGCGTCGATGCACCAGGCCCGCTTCGCCCTGACGGCGACGGACGAAGTCACTCCGGTCCGCTCGGTGGAGCAACTGGACACCCTGGCCGCCCTGTTGGCCGGGGTCCCGGAGGAGGTCCGGGCGGTCTACGCCGCGCGGACGCTCGGGGCGCTCGGTGACGGCATGCTGCGCGAGACCCTGGAGGTCTTCCTGGCCAACAACTGCTCCTGGACCCGCACGGCGGAGGCGCTGCACCTGCACGTGAACACGGTGCACTACCGGATCGAACGGGTGGAGTCCCTGACGGGCCGTGACCTGTCCCGCCTGGAACACAAGCTGGACCTCTACGCGGCGCTGCGCTGCGGCTGA
- a CDS encoding molybdopterin-binding protein, with the protein MPLYSFGQAAVLLGVSAETVRRWADGGRLAARRAPDGARAVDGVTLAAFAKERAGVPQPQPRAGNGTATSVRNAFAGIVTAVRLDDVAARVEIQSGPHRVVSVVTRESVEELGIAVGVSVTARVKSTEVYVDLP; encoded by the coding sequence GTGCCGTTGTACTCGTTCGGGCAGGCTGCGGTTCTGCTGGGCGTGAGCGCCGAGACCGTGCGCCGCTGGGCCGACGGCGGGCGGCTGGCCGCCCGCCGCGCCCCCGACGGGGCGCGCGCCGTCGACGGCGTGACGCTGGCCGCCTTCGCCAAGGAGCGGGCCGGGGTGCCGCAGCCCCAGCCGCGCGCCGGCAACGGCACGGCCACGTCCGTACGGAACGCCTTCGCCGGGATCGTCACCGCGGTGCGGCTCGACGACGTGGCGGCCCGGGTGGAGATCCAGTCGGGCCCGCACCGGGTGGTGTCCGTGGTGACGCGGGAGTCGGTCGAGGAGCTCGGGATCGCGGTCGGGGTGAGCGTCACCGCGCGGGTGAAGTCCACCGAGGTGTACGTCGACCTGCCGTGA
- a CDS encoding PadR family transcriptional regulator, with protein sequence MSLRHALLGLLSERPASGYDLLKRFETSLANVWPATQSQMYTELSKLADAGMISVSAEGPRGRKEYTLTDEGLAELRHWLTETKPQRNTRSDILLRVFFLGVLTPEQARGYLTELTELSEQEYEGLRRLEESIDWGDDPLSVHGRIALEYGLRFNAMRREWAEWAAAQIR encoded by the coding sequence ATGAGCCTTCGACACGCCCTTCTCGGACTCCTGTCAGAGCGCCCGGCCAGCGGATACGACCTGCTCAAGCGCTTCGAGACCTCACTGGCCAACGTCTGGCCCGCCACCCAGAGCCAGATGTACACAGAGCTGTCCAAGCTCGCCGACGCCGGGATGATCAGCGTCTCGGCGGAGGGGCCGCGCGGGCGCAAGGAGTACACCCTCACCGACGAGGGACTGGCCGAACTGCGTCACTGGCTGACCGAGACCAAGCCGCAGCGCAACACCCGCAGCGACATCCTGCTGAGGGTCTTCTTCCTCGGGGTGCTCACGCCCGAGCAGGCGCGGGGCTATCTCACCGAGCTGACGGAGCTGTCCGAGCAGGAGTACGAGGGCCTGCGCCGGCTGGAGGAGTCCATCGACTGGGGCGACGACCCCCTGTCGGTCCACGGCAGGATCGCCCTGGAGTACGGCCTGCGGTTCAACGCCATGCGCCGCGAGTGGGCCGAGTGGGCGGCCGCCCAGATCCGGTAG
- a CDS encoding DUF2182 domain-containing protein translates to MRLDRSALSPPLRPANLLSARQLALAWSVMGSIALLAWLLVVDQARDMGVQPGTMGMGIPLFLLLWLVMMIAMMFPSVAPVAITWARAIGRQSAGAVRAARTAQFVAGYLLAWTVFGLIAYGLLAATGALVDEHPGAGRWIGAGAFLIAGLYQFSPLKNLCLRHCRSPMGQLVRYAGFRPMARDLRVGAHHGAYCVGCCWGLMIVLIPLGVMNVLAMAAVALVIFVEKLWRLGPVFSAAIGITFLVLAVLAPFQPWLLPGLEPPQSPMTHMTHMTHMTHMLRPFSV, encoded by the coding sequence GTGCGACTCGACCGGAGTGCCCTGTCACCACCCCTGCGCCCGGCAAACCTGCTGTCGGCCCGGCAGCTGGCGCTCGCCTGGTCCGTGATGGGATCGATCGCCCTGCTCGCCTGGTTGCTGGTCGTCGATCAGGCCCGTGACATGGGAGTCCAGCCGGGAACCATGGGCATGGGCATCCCGCTGTTCCTGCTGCTGTGGCTGGTCATGATGATCGCCATGATGTTCCCGTCGGTGGCCCCGGTGGCGATCACCTGGGCCCGGGCCATCGGCCGCCAGTCGGCCGGAGCCGTCCGCGCGGCCCGCACCGCCCAGTTCGTGGCCGGCTACCTCCTGGCCTGGACGGTCTTCGGCCTGATCGCCTACGGGCTCCTCGCCGCGACCGGCGCCCTGGTGGACGAGCACCCCGGCGCCGGGCGGTGGATCGGGGCAGGGGCCTTCCTCATCGCCGGGCTGTACCAGTTCAGCCCGCTCAAGAACCTCTGCCTGCGGCACTGCCGCAGCCCCATGGGCCAGCTCGTGCGCTACGCCGGCTTCCGGCCCATGGCCCGCGACCTGCGGGTCGGGGCCCACCACGGGGCGTACTGCGTCGGCTGCTGCTGGGGGCTGATGATCGTCCTCATCCCGCTCGGCGTCATGAACGTCCTGGCCATGGCCGCGGTGGCCCTGGTGATCTTCGTGGAGAAGCTGTGGCGGCTGGGCCCCGTCTTCTCGGCCGCCATCGGGATCACCTTTCTCGTCCTCGCGGTACTGGCCCCCTTCCAGCCGTGGCTGCTGCCGGGCCTGGAGCCGCCGCAGTCGCCGATGACGCACATGACGCACATGACGCACATGACGCACATGCTCCGGCCCTTCTCCGTGTGA
- a CDS encoding DUF1326 domain-containing protein, with translation MSETTATVPRWHAAGDWFDTCKCNVPCPCSFAQLPTYGDCDGILAWHIREGRYGDVPLDGLNVLMLGSFVGNIWAEHSDTYAAVFVDERADDAQREALQMIFGGQAGSWPAEMVRMMGAEMRGMEFAAIEVEVADDLSSWRAVVPGRVEASAQALTGPNTPEGARVQSTNLPGAETGPGQVATWGRSTADRADAHGFQWSREGQSSKHITFDWTGPD, from the coding sequence ATGTCCGAGACGACGGCGACCGTTCCGAGGTGGCACGCGGCGGGCGACTGGTTCGACACCTGCAAGTGCAACGTGCCCTGCCCCTGCTCGTTCGCGCAGCTGCCCACCTACGGCGATTGCGACGGCATCCTCGCGTGGCACATCCGCGAGGGACGGTACGGGGACGTACCGCTGGACGGCCTCAACGTGCTGATGCTGGGCTCCTTCGTCGGCAACATATGGGCCGAGCACTCCGACACGTACGCGGCGGTGTTCGTCGACGAGCGCGCCGACGACGCGCAGCGCGAAGCGCTCCAGATGATCTTCGGTGGCCAGGCGGGCAGCTGGCCGGCAGAGATGGTGCGCATGATGGGCGCGGAGATGCGCGGCATGGAGTTCGCCGCGATCGAGGTGGAGGTGGCCGACGACCTCTCGAGCTGGCGGGCCGTGGTTCCCGGCCGGGTCGAGGCGAGCGCGCAGGCACTCACCGGACCCAACACTCCCGAGGGCGCTCGCGTGCAGTCGACCAACCTGCCGGGCGCCGAGACCGGACCGGGCCAGGTCGCGACCTGGGGCCGCTCGACGGCGGACCGCGCCGATGCCCATGGCTTCCAGTGGAGCAGGGAAGGCCAGTCGAGCAAGCACATCACCTTCGACTGGACCGGGCCCGACTAG
- a CDS encoding DNA polymerase III subunit gamma and tau — MSSLALYRRYRPESFAEVIGQEHVTVPLMQALRNNRVNHAYLFSGPRGCGKTTSARILARCLNCEQGPTPEPCGTCQSCKDLARNGPGSIDVIEIDAASHGGVDDARDLREKAFFGPASSRYKIYIIDEAHMVTSAGFNALLKVVEEPPEHLKFIFATTEPEKVIGTIRSRTHHYPFRLVPPGTLRDYLGEVCGREGAKVEDGVLPLVVRAGAGSVRDSMSVMDQLLAGAAEDGVTYAMATSLLGYTDGSLLDSVVDAFASGDGAAAFEVVDRVVEGGNDPRRFVADLLERLRDLVILAAVPDAGEKGLIDAPADVVERMQAQASVFGAAELSRAADLVNTGLTEMRGATSPRLQLELICARVLLPAAFDDERSFQARLDRLERSGFAPGAAGGVGLAAAPAGGPAMGYVPGPEAHAMAPAGPGGGVAAARAAAAAVRAPEPEAPAAPAPAPVQAPVQPPAPAPAPVQAPAAPAPGAWPGAAQPGGGAPGAWPGAAAPAPAPAASAPAAGAWPSAAAPGSGQPAAAAPAPAPAPAAAAPAAAPSPGMAAGAGQVQAMWPGVLEAVKNRRRFTWILLSQNAQVTGFDGTTLQLGFPNAGARDNFASSGSEDVLKAVLAEQFQVNWKIDAVVGGGGGQPAPAPSAYSAPAAPAYSPPPAAQAPTTPAQHAPAPQQPYQPPQQPQPPQQGASAPQPPVQQAPPPVAPEDDVPEEDDPDLVESALTGHDLIVRELGATVVEEYTNE; from the coding sequence GTGTCGTCCCTTGCGCTGTACCGCCGCTACCGCCCCGAGTCGTTCGCCGAGGTCATCGGACAGGAGCATGTCACTGTCCCCCTGATGCAGGCCCTGCGGAACAACCGGGTCAATCACGCGTACCTGTTCAGCGGGCCCCGAGGCTGTGGCAAGACCACCAGCGCGCGGATCCTGGCACGGTGCCTGAACTGTGAGCAGGGTCCCACTCCCGAGCCCTGCGGCACGTGCCAGTCCTGCAAGGACCTGGCGCGCAACGGGCCGGGGTCGATCGACGTCATCGAGATCGACGCGGCCTCGCACGGTGGCGTGGACGACGCCCGTGACCTGCGGGAGAAGGCCTTCTTCGGGCCCGCCTCCAGCCGCTACAAGATCTACATCATCGACGAGGCCCACATGGTCACCTCGGCGGGCTTCAACGCCCTGCTGAAGGTGGTCGAGGAGCCGCCGGAGCACCTGAAGTTCATTTTTGCGACGACCGAGCCGGAGAAGGTCATCGGGACCATCCGGTCCCGGACGCACCACTATCCGTTCCGGCTCGTGCCGCCCGGCACGCTGCGGGACTACCTCGGCGAGGTCTGCGGACGCGAGGGGGCCAAGGTCGAGGACGGCGTGCTGCCGCTCGTCGTGCGGGCGGGGGCCGGGTCCGTGCGTGACTCCATGTCCGTCATGGACCAGCTCCTCGCCGGTGCCGCCGAGGACGGTGTGACGTATGCCATGGCCACCTCTCTGCTCGGGTACACCGACGGGTCGCTGCTCGACTCCGTCGTCGATGCCTTCGCCTCCGGGGACGGGGCGGCCGCCTTCGAGGTCGTCGACCGGGTGGTCGAGGGCGGCAACGACCCCCGCCGCTTCGTCGCCGACCTGCTGGAGCGGCTGCGGGACCTGGTGATCCTGGCCGCCGTGCCCGACGCCGGGGAGAAGGGGCTCATCGACGCCCCCGCCGATGTCGTCGAGCGGATGCAGGCCCAGGCGTCCGTGTTCGGGGCCGCCGAGCTGAGCCGCGCCGCCGACCTGGTCAACACCGGGCTCACCGAGATGCGCGGCGCGACCTCGCCGCGGCTCCAGCTCGAGCTGATCTGCGCCCGGGTGCTGCTGCCCGCCGCATTCGACGACGAGCGGTCGTTCCAGGCCAGGCTCGACCGGCTGGAGCGGAGCGGGTTCGCGCCCGGCGCCGCCGGCGGCGTCGGCCTGGCCGCCGCCCCGGCCGGCGGGCCCGCCATGGGGTACGTGCCCGGGCCCGAGGCGCATGCCATGGCCCCCGCCGGGCCCGGCGGGGGCGTCGCCGCCGCACGGGCCGCCGCCGCGGCCGTACGGGCTCCCGAGCCGGAGGCCCCGGCCGCGCCGGCTCCGGCCCCGGTCCAGGCTCCGGTCCAGCCCCCGGCTCCCGCTCCCGCCCCTGTGCAGGCCCCTGCTGCGCCCGCCCCCGGTGCGTGGCCCGGGGCCGCGCAGCCCGGTGGCGGTGCCCCCGGTGCCTGGCCCGGAGCCGCCGCTCCCGCCCCGGCTCCCGCCGCGTCCGCCCCCGCCGCCGGTGCCTGGCCCAGCGCCGCCGCGCCCGGCTCGGGCCAGCCCGCGGCCGCCGCCCCGGCTCCGGCTCCGGCTCCGGCCGCGGCCGCTCCGGCCGCCGCCCCGTCGCCCGGCATGGCCGCCGGCGCCGGCCAGGTCCAGGCGATGTGGCCCGGCGTCCTCGAGGCCGTCAAGAACCGCCGCCGCTTCACCTGGATCCTGCTCAGCCAGAACGCCCAGGTCACCGGCTTCGACGGGACGACCCTGCAGCTCGGCTTCCCCAACGCCGGAGCCCGCGACAACTTCGCGAGCAGCGGCAGCGAGGACGTGCTCAAGGCCGTTCTGGCCGAGCAGTTCCAGGTCAACTGGAAGATCGACGCCGTGGTGGGAGGGGGCGGGGGCCAGCCCGCCCCGGCTCCGTCCGCGTACTCCGCCCCGGCCGCGCCCGCCTACAGCCCGCCGCCGGCCGCCCAGGCTCCGACGACCCCGGCGCAGCACGCTCCCGCCCCGCAGCAGCCGTACCAGCCGCCCCAGCAGCCGCAGCCGCCCCAGCAGGGCGCCTCCGCGCCGCAGCCCCCCGTACAGCAGGCGCCCCCGCCGGTCGCGCCCGAGGACGACGTACCGGAGGAGGACGATCCCGACCTCGTCGAGAGCGCCCTGACCGGACACGACCTGATCGTGCGCGAGCTCGGAGCCACGGTTGTGGAGGAATACACGAACGAGTAG
- the purD gene encoding phosphoribosylamine--glycine ligase: protein MKVLVIGGGAREHALCRSLSLDPDVNALYCAPGNAGIAEVAELRPVDALDGAAVARLATELGADLVVVGPEAPLVAGVCDAVRAAGIPVFGPSAEAAQLEGSKAFAKDVMAAAGVPTARSYVCTTPEEVDAALDAFGAPYVVKDDGLAAGKGVVVTDDLAAARAHALGCDRVVIEEYLDGPEVSLFAITDGVTVLPLQPAQDFKRALDGDEGPNTGGMGAYSPLPWADPKLVDEVMETVLQPTVDELRHRGTPFSGLLYAGLAITSRGVRVIEFNARFGDPETQVVLARLRTPLASVLLNAANGTLDAEPPLRWREDAAVTVVIASHNYPETPRTGDPIEGLAEVAAEDGPDAYVLHAGTRREGDAVVSAGGRVLSVTATGSDLAQARAKAYKAVARIRLDGSQHRTDIAAKAAEGR from the coding sequence GTGAAGGTCCTCGTCATCGGCGGCGGCGCCCGCGAACATGCCCTGTGCCGCTCTCTGTCCCTCGACCCCGACGTCAACGCGCTGTACTGCGCTCCCGGCAATGCCGGCATCGCCGAGGTGGCGGAGCTGCGCCCGGTCGACGCCCTCGACGGCGCCGCCGTGGCCCGCCTCGCCACCGAGCTCGGCGCCGACCTGGTCGTCGTCGGCCCGGAGGCCCCCCTGGTCGCCGGCGTCTGCGACGCCGTCCGCGCCGCGGGCATCCCCGTCTTCGGCCCGTCCGCGGAAGCGGCGCAGCTGGAGGGCTCCAAGGCGTTCGCCAAGGACGTGATGGCCGCGGCCGGCGTCCCGACCGCGCGCAGCTACGTCTGCACCACCCCCGAAGAGGTGGACGCGGCCCTCGACGCCTTCGGCGCCCCGTACGTCGTCAAGGACGACGGCCTCGCCGCCGGCAAGGGCGTCGTGGTCACCGACGACCTGGCCGCCGCCCGCGCGCACGCGCTCGGCTGCGACCGCGTCGTCATCGAGGAGTACCTCGACGGCCCCGAGGTCTCCCTCTTCGCCATCACCGACGGCGTCACCGTGCTGCCGCTCCAGCCCGCGCAGGACTTCAAGCGCGCGCTCGACGGCGACGAGGGCCCCAACACCGGCGGCATGGGCGCGTACTCGCCACTGCCCTGGGCCGACCCGAAGCTGGTCGACGAGGTCATGGAAACCGTCCTCCAGCCGACCGTGGACGAGCTGCGCCACCGCGGCACCCCGTTCTCCGGGCTGCTGTACGCGGGCCTCGCGATCACCTCGCGCGGCGTCCGCGTCATCGAGTTCAACGCCCGCTTCGGCGACCCCGAGACCCAGGTGGTCCTGGCGCGGCTGCGCACCCCGCTCGCGAGCGTGCTGCTGAACGCCGCCAACGGCACGCTGGACGCCGAGCCGCCGCTGCGCTGGCGCGAGGACGCGGCCGTCACCGTGGTCATCGCCTCCCACAACTACCCGGAGACCCCGCGCACCGGGGACCCGATCGAGGGCCTGGCCGAGGTGGCCGCCGAGGACGGTCCCGACGCGTACGTGCTGCACGCCGGGACCCGGCGCGAGGGCGACGCCGTCGTCAGCGCGGGCGGCCGCGTGCTCTCGGTGACGGCGACCGGTTCCGATCTGGCACAGGCCCGCGCGAAGGCGTATAAGGCCGTCGCGCGGATCCGGCTGGACGGCTCCCAGCACCGTACGGACATCGCCGCCAAGGCGGCCGAAGGCCGCTGA